A region from the bacterium genome encodes:
- a CDS encoding sigma-70 family RNA polymerase sigma factor, which produces MQIPDNSNSSFAKTVNDYTDLIKTVARIEYSRLSLSAHIIDCSELINIGATAVYIILSSQPAVKHTDAYLSTAIKWAIRNEFRKRYKWYSCKYLSKDFDDEDEENEEVNENNIRETIYETIFSIEELAEASNPVQIEDSELTPDQRIEFLEMSKAIKEAMKALPPREKLVLEMRFYKNKKVKDIAIELNVTSSRITRIIQTGLDRIKLKLKNDELI; this is translated from the coding sequence ATGCAAATTCCTGATAATTCTAACTCTTCCTTTGCGAAAACCGTGAATGATTATACAGATCTTATAAAAACTGTAGCACGTATTGAATATTCAAGATTGTCTTTGTCTGCACATATTATAGATTGCTCTGAATTAATAAATATAGGCGCAACCGCCGTATATATTATTTTGTCTTCTCAGCCTGCAGTTAAACATACGGATGCTTATTTGTCTACGGCAATTAAATGGGCAATAAGAAACGAATTTAGAAAACGTTATAAATGGTATTCTTGCAAATATTTATCAAAAGATTTTGATGACGAAGATGAAGAAAATGAAGAAGTAAACGAAAATAATATCAGAGAAACAATATACGAAACAATTTTTTCTATAGAAGAACTTGCAGAAGCGAGTAATCCTGTTCAAATAGAAGACTCTGAGCTTACTCCCGACCAGAGAATAGAATTTTTGGAAATGAGCAAAGCTATTAAAGAAGCAATGAAAGCCCTACCTCCAAGAGAAAAACTGGTACTTGAAATGAGGTTTTATAAAAATAAAAAGGTTAAAGATATTGCAATAGAATTAAATGTAACATCATCAAGAATTACAAGAATTATTCAAACGGGACTTGACCGAATAAAACTTAAACTTAAAAATGATGAACTTATATAA
- a CDS encoding response regulator transcription factor, producing the protein MNEKKRIKVLIVDDSKLTIVGLKTTLRQFDDIEIVGEANDGQIAIEVTQKLNPDVILMDIGMPLMDGIRATKEIKKINPGTKIIMFTSHESEQDVLEAFSAGANSYCMKDAAPETLITVIKSTHEGSSWLDRGIAKIVLAKLADKAGKFLKNDTISNLTERELEVLNLIAKGCSNQEISDNLFISLNTVKTHIKNIFQKLEVEDRTQAAMKAVKRELI; encoded by the coding sequence ATGAATGAAAAAAAACGTATAAAAGTTTTGATAGTTGATGACTCAAAACTCACTATAGTCGGGTTAAAAACAACTCTTAGGCAATTTGATGATATTGAAATTGTCGGAGAAGCAAACGATGGTCAAATTGCGATTGAAGTAACCCAAAAACTTAATCCTGATGTGATTTTAATGGATATAGGAATGCCATTAATGGATGGTATTAGAGCAACAAAAGAAATAAAAAAAATAAATCCGGGTACAAAAATAATTATGTTCACCTCTCATGAATCTGAACAAGATGTTCTGGAGGCATTTTCAGCAGGTGCAAATTCATATTGCATGAAAGATGCTGCTCCTGAAACTCTTATAACAGTTATAAAAAGTACCCATGAAGGATCTTCATGGCTTGATCGCGGAATTGCAAAAATAGTCCTTGCCAAACTTGCAGATAAAGCCGGTAAATTCTTAAAAAATGACACTATTTCAAATTTAACGGAAAGAGAACTTGAAGTTCTCAATCTCATTGCAAAAGGATGCAGCAATCAGGAAATATCCGACAATCTTTTTATAAGCTTAAACACTGTAAAAACTCATATTAAAAATATCTTCCAGAAACTTGAAGTTGAAGACCGCACGCAAGCTGCAATGAAAGCTGTTAAAAGAGAATTGATTTAA
- a CDS encoding HAMP domain-containing sensor histidine kinase: MQSIKFFRKKTKSFLKSIDTITTKLLMLVLFVITIPLMVIGNFSTDIINQNNKENSDNQVALNKMIFEQQYQDENNRLKFLAQNSIERIINEKSSKKEILEELQKNYDLSFCVILSKNNNFLAKAGEINKKDIISSVNKVVDIAFTGETVLSSESINNNIYKIVATPIFSGVNKISSVLMLGQSVNKISILQDMRSFTDATVAFYKLKDDKALILNSNNIVFKPSSELLQGDYFNGIHLQNPLEINTIIPILNYFNEEIGNIYLGIPSSELITSGNRNIKSIGIIAVISLLVAMSIAGWFARTITNPILTLVDAAESIALGDLEHEVIIKGNDEMAQLSKTFNQMSSNLKKQEHLRDNFVATLTHDLKVPMLAENQTVTYMLKGAYGEITQEQKEVLELIKSTNNSSLEMIGTLLEVYRYDSGNVKLFESEFDMIELLKDSINQIKSLADDKKIQININSRQETILIKADKREIKRVLHNLISNAINNGINRGFINCNIDFIKEKTVFAPKIETESYTTLTRTLTLSNSIILSIEDNGIGIAREDMPLLFQRFSLSKGRKPAGAGLGLYYSYQVIIQHNGNIWAESSEKGGSVFKLTLPIQTA; this comes from the coding sequence ATGCAGTCTATAAAATTTTTTAGAAAAAAAACAAAAAGTTTCTTAAAATCCATAGATACAATCACAACAAAACTTTTAATGCTGGTTCTCTTTGTAATCACAATACCTCTTATGGTTATAGGAAATTTTTCAACCGATATAATTAATCAAAACAATAAAGAGAATTCGGATAATCAGGTAGCATTAAATAAAATGATTTTTGAGCAACAATATCAGGATGAAAATAACAGGCTTAAGTTTTTAGCTCAAAACAGCATTGAAAGAATTATTAATGAAAAGTCTTCAAAAAAAGAAATATTAGAAGAACTGCAAAAAAATTATGATCTGAGTTTTTGTGTAATCCTATCAAAAAACAACAATTTTTTGGCAAAAGCAGGAGAAATAAACAAAAAAGATATTATATCTTCTGTTAATAAAGTTGTTGATATTGCTTTTACGGGAGAAACGGTTTTATCCTCAGAAAGTATAAATAATAATATTTATAAAATAGTTGCAACACCTATCTTTAGCGGAGTTAATAAGATCTCGTCCGTTTTAATGCTGGGACAATCTGTTAATAAAATTTCTATTCTTCAGGATATGAGAAGTTTTACCGATGCAACAGTTGCTTTTTACAAATTAAAAGACGATAAGGCTTTAATTCTTAATTCAAACAACATTGTTTTTAAACCTTCTTCGGAATTATTACAGGGAGATTATTTTAACGGTATTCATCTTCAAAATCCGCTTGAAATCAATACAATTATTCCTATATTAAATTATTTCAATGAAGAAATCGGTAATATTTATCTCGGAATTCCGTCAAGCGAACTTATAACTTCAGGTAACAGAAACATAAAATCAATAGGGATTATTGCCGTAATAAGCCTTTTGGTGGCGATGTCAATTGCCGGCTGGTTTGCGAGGACAATTACAAATCCCATACTTACACTTGTTGATGCAGCAGAATCAATTGCTCTTGGAGATCTTGAACATGAAGTTATAATCAAAGGTAATGATGAAATGGCTCAGCTCTCTAAAACCTTTAATCAGATGTCTTCAAATCTTAAAAAACAGGAACACTTGAGAGATAATTTTGTTGCGACTCTCACTCATGACCTAAAAGTCCCGATGCTTGCCGAAAATCAAACCGTTACATATATGTTAAAAGGAGCTTACGGCGAAATTACACAGGAGCAGAAAGAAGTCCTCGAACTTATAAAAAGCACCAATAATTCTTCTCTTGAAATGATAGGAACTTTGCTTGAAGTTTACAGGTATGACAGCGGAAATGTAAAATTGTTTGAGTCAGAATTTGATATGATAGAGCTTTTGAAAGATTCAATAAATCAAATAAAATCTCTGGCTGATGATAAAAAAATTCAAATAAATATAAACAGCCGTCAGGAAACAATTTTAATAAAAGCGGATAAACGCGAAATTAAAAGAGTACTTCACAATCTAATAAGTAATGCCATTAATAATGGTATTAACAGGGGTTTTATTAACTGTAATATCGATTTTATAAAAGAAAAAACCGTATTCGCACCCAAAATAGAAACAGAATCATATACTACACTTACAAGAACACTAACTTTGTCTAACAGCATTATTTTAAGCATAGAAGATAATGGAATAGGTATTGCCCGAGAGGATATGCCTTTATTATTTCAGAGGTTTTCTTTGAGCAAAGGCAGAAAACCGGCAGGAGCAGGCTTGGGCTTATACTATTCTTATCAGGTAATTATTCAGCATAACGGGAATATATGGGCAGAAAGCTCTGAAAAAGGAGGAAGTGTTTTTAAACTCACTTTGCCAATTCAAACAGCTTAA
- the pilM gene encoding type IV pilus assembly protein PilM: MIFNLLKKTSKIHAGIEITPEGFTLVSLSLEKNNYVLEKFFCKKFNEEILKNGIIIKPEIFAESLKKILEENHFDIKTVNVCISSSNMFIKTITLPNLPMEELKIIAPQEASKHIPLTINEINVDFQIIEQTLKENKIDVILCSLSKTIAKNIVDCLAKADLEVAAIDVSSFAMIRTLANAEMINNPDLTYISVLIGYESTDINIIKNGMPVFSHNTMIGKKNIIEALTKSFEINKEEIEKRLPAFGLILPGMETSDNLELNKSSNATRAIYSNIASEIQKAVEFYAPASQEGLPKNKIEKIILGGSGVCIKNIDKYITNKLKIQTELCDSLNNISHNLEISENLISSTNIPALCPSIGLALYPS, encoded by the coding sequence ATGATATTTAATTTATTAAAAAAAACTTCAAAAATTCATGCCGGTATTGAAATTACACCGGAAGGTTTTACTCTTGTGTCTCTTTCTCTGGAAAAAAATAATTATGTTTTAGAAAAATTTTTCTGTAAAAAATTCAATGAAGAAATTCTTAAAAACGGAATAATTATCAAGCCCGAGATTTTTGCAGAAAGTCTGAAAAAAATACTTGAGGAAAACCATTTTGATATAAAAACAGTTAATGTCTGTATTTCAAGCAGTAATATGTTCATAAAAACTATCACTCTTCCCAATTTGCCGATGGAAGAATTAAAAATAATCGCACCGCAAGAAGCTTCAAAGCATATTCCTCTTACAATTAACGAAATAAATGTTGATTTTCAAATTATTGAACAGACCTTAAAAGAAAATAAAATTGATGTGATTCTTTGCTCACTTTCAAAAACAATTGCAAAAAATATTGTTGATTGTCTTGCAAAAGCCGATCTTGAAGTAGCAGCAATAGATGTTTCTTCTTTTGCAATGATAAGAACGCTTGCAAACGCAGAAATGATAAACAACCCTGATTTAACTTATATATCAGTATTAATAGGCTATGAAAGTACTGATATAAACATTATAAAAAACGGTATGCCTGTTTTTTCACACAATACAATGATAGGCAAAAAAAATATAATTGAAGCTCTGACAAAAAGCTTTGAAATAAATAAGGAAGAAATCGAAAAAAGGCTCCCTGCTTTTGGTTTAATTCTTCCAGGAATGGAAACAAGCGATAATCTTGAGTTAAATAAATCTTCAAATGCAACAAGGGCGATTTACAGCAATATTGCCTCTGAAATCCAGAAAGCAGTTGAATTTTATGCTCCCGCCTCGCAAGAAGGGCTGCCAAAAAACAAAATAGAGAAAATAATCCTTGGAGGAAGCGGAGTTTGTATTAAAAATATTGATAAATACATAACAAACAAATTAAAAATTCAAACAGAATTGTGTGATTCTCTTAATAATATTTCTCATAATCTTGAAATTTCAGAAAATTTAATTTCTTCGACAAATATTCCTGCCCTTTGTCCAAGTATCGGTTTAGCGCTTTATCCTTCTTAG